One genomic window of Lytechinus variegatus isolate NC3 chromosome 1, Lvar_3.0, whole genome shotgun sequence includes the following:
- the LOC121432234 gene encoding hyalin-like: MCIVKDDNENPVITGCPSNQDVNTDSGNATALVTWTPPKGTDNSGTQRLTSTANPGDYFPIGNNTVNYTSTDAAGNTGICTFYISVTDNENPVISGCPSNQDVTTDIGNATALVTWTPPKGTDNSGTQTLTSTANPGDYLPIGNNTVNYTSTDAAGNTDTYGQTFLVIFSDNENPVITGCPSNQDVNTDSGNATALVTWTPPKATDNSGTQTLTSTANPGDYFPIGNNTVKYTSTDAAGNTGICTFYISVTDNENPVISGCPSNQDVTTDIGNATALVTWAPPTATDNSGTQTLTSTANPGDYLPIGNNTVNYTSTDAAGNTDTCFFYISVTDNENPVITGCPSNQDVNTDSGNATALVTWTPPKGTDNSGTQRLTSTANPGDYFPIGNNTVNYTSTDAAGNTGICTFYISVTDNENPVISGCPSNQDVTTDIGNATALVTWTPPKGTDNSGTQTLTSTANPGDYLPIGNNTVNYTSTDAAGNTDTCIFYISVTGKCF; encoded by the exons ATGTGTATTGTTAAGGATG ACAATGAGAATCCAGTTATCACTGGATGTCCAAGTAATCAAGATGTCAACACAGACAGTGGTAATGCTACAGCTTTAGTAACCTGGACACCACCTAAGGGAACAGATAATTCTGGTACTCAGAGACTGACATCCACTGCCAATCCTGGAGATTACTTCCCCATTGGAAACAACACAGTGAATTACACATCAACAGATGCTGCTGGAAATACAGGAATATGTACTTTCTACATATCTGTTACTG ACAATGAGAATCCAGTCATCAGTGGATGTCCAAGTAATCAAGATGTCACCACAGACATTGGTAATGCTACAGCTTTAGTAACCTGGACACCACCTAAGGGAACAGATAATTCTGGTACTCAGACACTGACATCTACTGCCAATCCTGGAGATTACCTTCCTATTGGAAACAACACAGTGAATTACACATCAACAGATGCTGCTGGaaatacagatacat ACGGCCA AACTTTTCTTGTTATCTTCTCAGACAACGAGAATCCAGTTATCACTGGATGTCCAAGTAATCAAGATGTCAACACAGACAGTGGTAATGCTACAGCTTTAGTAACCTGGACACCACCTAAAGCAACAGATAATTCTGGTACTCAGACACTGACATCCACTGCCAATCCTGGAGATTACTTCCCCATTGGAAACAACACAGTGAAATACACATCAACAGATGCTGCTGGAAATACAGGAATATGTACTTTCTACATATCTGTTACTG ACAATGAGAATCCAGTCATCAGTGGATGTCCAAGTAATCAAGATGTCACCACAGACATTGGTAATGCTACAGCTTTAGTAACCTGGGCACCACCTACAGCAACAGATAATTCTGGTACTCAGACACTGACATCTACTGCCAATCCTGGAGATTACCTTCCTATTGGAAACAACACAGTGAATTACACATCAACAGATGCTGCTGGAAATACAGATACATGCTTTTTCTACATATCTGTTACTG ACAATGAGAATCCAGTTATCACTGGATGTCCAAGTAATCAAGATGTCAACACAGACAGTGGTAATGCTACAGCTTTAGTAACCTGGACACCACCTAAGGGAACAGATAATTCTGGTACTCAGAGACTGACATCCACTGCCAATCCTGGAGATTACTTCCCCATTGGAAACAACACAGTGAATTACACATCAACAGATGCTGCTGGAAATACAGGAATATGTACTTTCTACATATCTGTTACTG ACAATGAGAATCCAGTCATCAGTGGATGTCCAAGTAATCAAGATGTCACCACAGACATTGGTAATGCTACAGCTTTAGTAACCTGGACACCACCTAAGGGAACAGATAATTCTGGTACTCAGACACTGACATCTACTGCCAATCCTGGAGATTACCTTCCTATTGGAAACAACACAGTGAATTACACATCAACAGATGCTGCTGGaaatacagatacatgtattttctacaTATCTGTTACTGGTAAATGTTTTTGA